A stretch of Enterobacter cloacae complex sp. ECNIH7 DNA encodes these proteins:
- the emtA gene encoding membrane-bound lytic murein transglycosylase EmtA, translating into MKLRWFAFLIVLLAGCSSKHDYQNPPWNPEVPVKRAMQWMPISEQAGKAWGVSPRLITAIIAVESGGNPTLVSKSNAVGLMQLKASTAGREVYRYMGWSGQPSTSELKNPERNISMGTAYLSIMEHGVLKGIKDPEVMQYALVVSYVNGAGALLRTFSSDRKEAIEEINDMDKDEFFEHVAKNHPAPQAPRYIWKVQKAMDAM; encoded by the coding sequence GTGAAATTGAGATGGTTTGCTTTTTTGATTGTGTTGCTCGCTGGCTGTAGTTCAAAACATGATTATCAAAACCCGCCCTGGAACCCGGAAGTGCCGGTGAAACGGGCCATGCAGTGGATGCCGATCAGTGAGCAAGCCGGGAAGGCCTGGGGCGTAAGCCCGCGTCTCATCACGGCGATCATTGCGGTGGAGTCCGGCGGTAATCCCACGCTTGTCAGCAAATCCAACGCGGTGGGGCTGATGCAGCTTAAAGCGTCAACGGCGGGGAGAGAGGTTTATCGCTACATGGGCTGGAGCGGCCAGCCGTCGACCAGCGAGCTGAAAAACCCGGAACGCAACATTTCAATGGGCACGGCCTATCTGAGCATTATGGAGCATGGCGTGCTGAAGGGGATTAAGGATCCGGAGGTGATGCAGTACGCGCTGGTGGTGTCTTACGTTAACGGTGCCGGCGCGTTGCTCAGAACCTTCTCCTCTGACCGCAAAGAGGCGATAGAAGAGATTAACGACATGGACAAAGACGAATTCTTTGAGCATGTGGCGAAAAATCACCCGGCACCACAGGCGCCTCGTTATATCTGGAAAGTACAGAAAGCGATGGATGCCATGTAA